The following are encoded together in the Pelorhabdus rhamnosifermentans genome:
- a CDS encoding MmgE/PrpD family protein, giving the protein MGLVRLLADSVVETEFDKLSPEVVEQAKKCLLDCMGNMLGGRYTEKGRKIVQYASRWNNSPEATVIGYGKVSRETAAFANSVMSRAMDLDDGNRFSFGHPGSVLVPAALAMGEITEASGRDIINALVVGYDVFVRLGTTVNPSSYHERGFDVTGISGAVAVAAVAAKLYGLNAEQTKDALGIACLHAGGIIEYQNDGSDGKVLCPGWSTSTGIKAADLAQMGFTGPESILEGNKGFFQAFSNQYDINRLTDGLGINRGIMQTYFKMHACMRGLHCAIDALLSLRSEYALNPAIVKKITIRNSTFVNRLNKSHPKTIVGAQCSLPFAMAVALKYGCVDEVVLEKSIDDSEISKVEDRIEMIVDQKIQEYVVENPDNWTAVNVEVLTEDGKKVSQWAPVALGEPEKPLSWQQLQKKFTQMVADTAFEPTREAFIHVIQHFEECQSMNEFTELLYS; this is encoded by the coding sequence GTGGGACTAGTGCGCTTGCTAGCAGATTCTGTTGTGGAAACAGAATTTGATAAATTATCGCCTGAAGTAGTGGAGCAAGCGAAAAAATGCTTACTTGATTGTATGGGAAATATGTTGGGAGGCCGATATACGGAGAAAGGCAGGAAAATTGTCCAATATGCTTCACGGTGGAATAATTCACCTGAAGCCACTGTTATCGGCTATGGTAAGGTCTCCCGGGAAACAGCAGCTTTTGCCAATTCGGTGATGTCGCGGGCCATGGATTTAGACGATGGGAATCGTTTTTCTTTTGGGCACCCTGGTAGTGTTCTTGTTCCGGCCGCTTTGGCAATGGGTGAAATTACAGAAGCGAGCGGTCGCGATATTATTAATGCGCTTGTAGTGGGCTATGATGTTTTTGTCCGGCTTGGTACGACTGTTAATCCATCTTCTTACCATGAGCGGGGATTTGATGTTACAGGCATAAGCGGGGCTGTTGCTGTAGCAGCAGTTGCAGCAAAATTATACGGATTAAATGCGGAACAAACAAAAGATGCACTAGGTATTGCATGTTTGCATGCGGGTGGCATTATTGAGTATCAAAATGATGGTTCTGATGGGAAGGTCCTTTGTCCTGGTTGGTCTACATCAACGGGGATTAAGGCAGCAGATTTGGCTCAAATGGGGTTTACGGGACCCGAAAGTATTTTAGAAGGAAATAAGGGCTTTTTTCAGGCTTTTTCGAATCAATATGACATAAATCGCCTAACTGATGGATTGGGAATCAATAGGGGGATCATGCAAACCTATTTCAAAATGCACGCATGTATGAGAGGACTCCATTGTGCGATTGATGCATTATTATCATTACGTTCAGAATATGCATTGAATCCAGCTATAGTAAAAAAAATCACAATTAGAAATTCTACTTTTGTTAATCGCTTAAATAAGTCTCATCCTAAAACAATCGTAGGGGCCCAGTGCAGTCTTCCTTTTGCTATGGCAGTGGCTTTGAAATACGGTTGTGTAGATGAAGTGGTTTTAGAAAAAAGTATCGATGATAGTGAAATTAGTAAGGTTGAAGACCGGATTGAAATGATAGTCGATCAAAAAATTCAAGAATATGTAGTAGAAAATCCGGATAACTGGACTGCTGTAAATGTTGAAGTATTAACAGAAGACGGAAAAAAGGTAAGTCAGTGGGCACCTGTCGCATTAGGTGAACCGGAAAAGCCGCTTTCATGGCAACAGCTTCAGAAAAAATTTACTCAGATGGTTGCTGATACAGCATTTGAACCGACAAGGGAAGCATTCATTCATGTCATTCAGCATTTTGAAGAATGTCAATCAATGAATGAATTTACGGAGCTTCTTTATTCATAA
- a CDS encoding MFS transporter, with translation MNVQGNTVGSIIEKISLSRTHYHILIIAALGFLFDSFDTYIVSYAMPLIRQEWQINPVINGMLASAGTWGMFLGAMLWGPISDRYGRKIGFIGTILGFGLITGLTALSQSPFEFGLFRFFTGMCIGGAIPVTTALVSEYAAARYRGRFVSMLTLLWPFGLLLAAFASLHLVTEHGWRILFILGTIPALLAIVAGFKLPESPRWLATQGRASDARRVLIKLGAKEEDVSNLADEKLAEKVPIGVLLTPMYRKRFLLTAGYYFFGYFGYYGFAMWIPTILATVYGLSLAKTFTFGLIGAAGAILARATAFYTVEKFGRKQLFYVGYGLGGVAALLFGLLKDPAYAMVGVFVIFYLCEQGGAGTVVYTAELYPSKVRATATAWSTGAGRISSATSPILFGYLMANHMYYGVFIAMALFMWIAVALVFFLGVETKGKSLEDVGAA, from the coding sequence ATGAACGTACAAGGGAATACCGTTGGCAGTATCATTGAAAAAATATCTTTGAGTCGTACGCATTATCACATATTAATCATAGCGGCACTGGGGTTTCTCTTCGATTCTTTTGATACTTATATTGTGTCATATGCTATGCCCCTTATTCGTCAAGAGTGGCAGATTAATCCGGTCATTAACGGTATGCTGGCTAGTGCTGGTACTTGGGGGATGTTTTTAGGGGCGATGCTCTGGGGACCTATTTCTGACCGCTATGGGCGAAAGATTGGTTTCATAGGAACGATACTTGGATTTGGTCTGATAACAGGATTAACTGCGTTAAGTCAAAGCCCCTTTGAGTTTGGATTGTTTCGTTTCTTTACAGGAATGTGTATAGGTGGTGCCATTCCTGTTACTACAGCCTTAGTATCAGAATATGCAGCTGCACGCTATCGTGGTCGTTTCGTATCCATGTTAACGCTGCTGTGGCCTTTTGGTCTTTTACTTGCGGCATTTGCAAGCTTGCATTTAGTAACAGAACATGGTTGGCGTATATTGTTTATCCTCGGTACAATTCCTGCGTTGCTTGCCATCGTTGCAGGGTTTAAATTACCAGAGTCACCGCGCTGGCTTGCAACACAGGGGCGTGCTTCAGATGCCCGTCGCGTGTTAATCAAGCTGGGTGCCAAAGAGGAGGATGTTAGCAATCTGGCTGACGAAAAACTAGCGGAGAAGGTACCTATTGGGGTTCTTTTAACACCAATGTATAGAAAAAGATTTCTTCTGACGGCTGGTTACTATTTCTTTGGCTATTTTGGCTACTATGGTTTTGCTATGTGGATACCGACTATTTTAGCTACAGTATATGGTTTGAGTTTGGCGAAAACTTTTACATTTGGGTTAATTGGAGCTGCTGGTGCCATTTTAGCAAGGGCGACGGCTTTTTACACTGTTGAAAAATTCGGTAGAAAGCAGTTGTTTTATGTTGGCTATGGGCTGGGTGGCGTAGCAGCCTTGCTATTCGGGTTGCTTAAGGATCCGGCCTACGCTATGGTCGGTGTCTTCGTTATTTTCTATTTGTGCGAACAAGGCGGTGCTGGGACTGTTGTATATACGGCTGAATTATATCCTTCAAAGGTACGTGCGACAGCCACAGCTTGGTCTACTGGTGCCGGGCGCATTAGTTCGGCGACTAGCCCGATCCTGTTTGGCTATTTAATGGCAAACCATATGTATTATGGTGTATTTATCGCCATGGCGCTGTTCATGTGGATTGCCGTCGCACTGGTCTTCTTTCTCGGTGTGGAAACGAAGGGGAAATCTTTAGAAGATGTTGGAGCAGCATAA
- a CDS encoding oxidoreductase, translating into MNSDYEYLFREGKIGNLVLKNRIIMAPMATNFALQSGEVSQRLIDYYVERARGGVGLIIVENANVDYPTGRNGAIQLRIDDDGYIPSLGALCHAIHEAAPEVRVALQLSHAGASTKASRIGGSQIVGPSNIPIGPGHEVPRQLEEDEIKGITIKFGLAALKAKKAGFDAVEIHGANAYLLAEFISPWTNKRTDIYGGSVENRLRFPLEVVKSIREAVGNGFPISFRMNGNEFMPGALTLEDAIQNAKLLEQAGVNLLHVTAGNGYTHERHVEPASYPEAWKTNLAQAIKSVVQIPVAAVGVIRNPVTANATIEKGDADFVALGRGLIADPYWPRKAQSGQAAGIRRCISCNTCISRRVSDDLAICCALNPAVGREAEMRVLTNKIANKKKIAVVGGGPAGMYASFLLKKLGHDVSLYELEQQLGGQLCIASVPPYKDKIGWLVEFLKYEIDVSGVELKLGTEATVEILKESGAEIVILATGAKPYIPPISGVANASVLTAHEVLAQKKSFSGLNIVVVGGGSVGCETAEYLAKTNKVIIVEMRQDAAVDLKPLNRADLLRRMKEAGIEIQTQAFVESIEEGQINCCVTESDGSKVSKGFKSDLTVLAAGSVSVNNLAKRFGQAGVKVVSIGDCVKPGRIADSLRQAILLAKDLALGIDERFQKSE; encoded by the coding sequence ATGAACTCGGATTATGAATATCTTTTTAGAGAAGGGAAGATCGGAAACCTTGTATTAAAGAATCGTATCATAATGGCGCCAATGGCAACGAATTTTGCTTTGCAGAGTGGTGAAGTATCGCAACGTCTGATTGATTATTATGTTGAGCGTGCTCGAGGCGGAGTAGGGCTTATTATTGTAGAAAATGCCAACGTAGATTATCCAACAGGGCGCAATGGTGCTATCCAATTGCGTATTGACGATGACGGTTATATTCCAAGTTTAGGTGCTCTTTGTCACGCAATACATGAAGCCGCTCCAGAGGTGCGAGTCGCACTTCAATTAAGTCACGCAGGGGCTAGTACAAAAGCCTCGAGAATTGGCGGAAGTCAGATTGTCGGACCGTCTAACATTCCGATAGGTCCCGGTCACGAGGTACCTAGACAATTAGAAGAGGATGAAATTAAAGGCATAACTATTAAATTTGGGTTAGCAGCTCTTAAAGCCAAAAAGGCAGGTTTTGATGCAGTAGAAATTCACGGTGCTAACGCTTACCTTTTGGCAGAATTTATTTCTCCCTGGACTAATAAACGCACAGACATTTATGGTGGGAGTGTAGAAAATCGCTTACGTTTCCCTCTAGAGGTGGTCAAGAGTATTAGGGAAGCGGTCGGCAATGGTTTTCCTATTTCGTTCCGGATGAATGGTAACGAATTTATGCCTGGGGCCTTGACATTAGAAGATGCAATACAAAATGCAAAACTTCTTGAACAAGCGGGCGTGAACTTACTTCATGTTACTGCCGGAAATGGATACACCCACGAAAGACATGTTGAGCCAGCATCTTACCCAGAAGCATGGAAAACAAATTTAGCTCAGGCAATCAAAAGCGTTGTTCAAATTCCAGTTGCGGCAGTGGGAGTTATCCGAAATCCGGTCACAGCCAATGCGACGATTGAAAAAGGGGATGCTGATTTTGTGGCGCTGGGAAGGGGACTTATTGCAGACCCCTATTGGCCAAGAAAGGCTCAATCTGGCCAAGCGGCAGGCATAAGGCGTTGTATTTCTTGTAATACCTGCATATCTAGGCGAGTATCTGATGACTTAGCAATTTGTTGTGCTCTCAACCCTGCCGTAGGACGAGAGGCAGAAATGCGGGTACTCACAAATAAAATCGCCAATAAGAAAAAGATCGCTGTAGTTGGTGGCGGTCCGGCAGGCATGTATGCCTCGTTTCTACTGAAAAAGCTAGGCCATGATGTTAGCTTATATGAATTAGAACAACAACTGGGGGGGCAACTATGTATTGCTTCGGTACCTCCTTATAAAGATAAAATTGGTTGGCTAGTTGAGTTTCTGAAATATGAGATTGACGTGTCTGGTGTAGAACTAAAATTAGGTACTGAGGCAACTGTCGAAATTCTTAAAGAATCCGGGGCAGAGATTGTTATTTTGGCTACGGGAGCAAAACCGTATATACCCCCGATTTCTGGTGTTGCAAATGCCTCTGTTTTGACTGCTCATGAAGTGTTAGCCCAGAAAAAGTCCTTTTCAGGCTTGAATATCGTAGTAGTTGGAGGGGGTTCAGTAGGGTGCGAAACTGCTGAATACCTGGCAAAGACAAATAAAGTTATAATTGTAGAAATGCGTCAGGATGCTGCAGTCGATCTTAAGCCATTAAATCGGGCGGATTTGCTCCGTCGGATGAAAGAAGCTGGAATAGAGATTCAGACTCAAGCATTTGTTGAAAGTATTGAAGAAGGTCAAATTAACTGTTGTGTTACCGAATCTGACGGTTCGAAAGTCAGCAAAGGTTTTAAATCCGATTTAACAGTTCTCGCAGCGGGAAGTGTCTCCGTAAATAATTTGGCAAAAAGGTTTGGACAAGCTGGAGTAAAAGTCGTCAGCATAGGTGACTGTGTTAAACCTGGCAGAATTGCTGATTCCTTACGCCAGGCCATTCTTTTAGCCAAGGACCTAGCATTAGGTATAGATGAACGTTTCCAAAAAAGCGAGTAG
- a CDS encoding methyl-accepting chemotaxis protein — protein MKSIQTKLTVTILAMFLVALGVLGGLNYYKARAIITENVTSDMGEFAVNSANIIGDWFKVRKAELEMIALAPAVQSGNAETIIPYLNNVAQANKIYENIGFADTTGVFRNALGKSGTIGQRDYFQQAMLKGETVISDPVISVTTGHFVVTVCTPVKFDGKIIGALYGGINIESLTQKLLEIKVGQTGYVFVTQGNGLRIIHPDKEIEMKSNPLSDSNADPGQKQLTERMVKGEKGFSRSTSSQGVDKYYAYAPIPGVNWSLALAVPVKEMTGAVSTLTTISLVTIIAVLIVAGMFITWYARRISKPIREVEEAAKRIADSDISLIKLGIVSNDEIGRLGQSFEQMSGNLRGFIQKIQGATEQVAAAEELTAGAEQSAQVSNTVAVSITETAQGTAEQLRAVDSAKALMEEIVAEMKRGATNIKNALEITRRAVSVATIGNTTVDTVIKQMDNIQVTVEDTAKVVAELGEHSTQIGNIVETIANISSQTNLLALNAAIEAARAGEHGRGFAVVAEEVRKLAEDSQQAAKQITLLIGEIQLKTNTAVTAMNTGTVEVKKGTEVVDDAGASFQDIMCQVKEVADIIQGAANSQEQLVVSSDKVLLAVDKVENISTEIAGQAQNISAAIEEQSASAEEIAHSSKALSCLAEELQIAVRKFTL, from the coding sequence ATGAAAAGTATTCAGACTAAACTTACTGTTACGATTCTTGCTATGTTTCTGGTGGCACTTGGTGTATTGGGGGGACTCAATTACTATAAGGCGCGGGCTATTATAACCGAAAATGTTACTAGCGATATGGGAGAATTCGCTGTGAATTCAGCCAATATCATCGGCGACTGGTTTAAAGTCCGGAAAGCGGAGTTGGAAATGATAGCGTTGGCACCTGCTGTACAAAGTGGCAATGCAGAGACAATTATTCCTTATCTTAACAATGTTGCTCAGGCAAATAAAATCTATGAAAACATTGGATTTGCCGATACGACAGGGGTATTTCGTAATGCACTGGGGAAGAGTGGAACTATCGGTCAACGTGATTATTTTCAACAGGCTATGCTGAAAGGTGAGACGGTTATTTCCGATCCTGTTATTTCGGTAACAACAGGGCATTTTGTCGTTACTGTTTGTACGCCAGTAAAGTTTGACGGCAAGATTATTGGAGCATTATATGGAGGAATCAATATAGAGAGTCTTACCCAAAAATTATTAGAAATAAAAGTAGGACAGACTGGCTACGTTTTTGTCACGCAGGGAAACGGTCTTAGAATTATTCATCCCGATAAAGAAATAGAGATGAAGAGCAACCCTCTTAGTGATTCTAATGCGGATCCCGGGCAGAAGCAGCTTACTGAGCGAATGGTCAAAGGGGAAAAAGGCTTCAGTCGATCTACTTCCTCCCAGGGGGTTGATAAGTACTATGCTTATGCACCGATACCAGGCGTTAATTGGTCATTGGCTTTAGCTGTACCGGTAAAGGAAATGACGGGTGCCGTTTCGACGCTAACGACAATATCATTAGTGACTATTATAGCAGTATTGATTGTTGCAGGTATGTTTATTACTTGGTATGCCCGGCGCATTAGCAAGCCTATCCGCGAAGTAGAGGAAGCAGCTAAGCGTATTGCTGACAGCGATATTTCATTGATTAAGCTTGGCATTGTTTCTAATGATGAAATCGGACGGTTGGGACAGAGTTTTGAACAGATGAGTGGCAATCTGCGAGGTTTTATTCAAAAAATTCAAGGTGCTACCGAACAAGTGGCGGCGGCGGAGGAATTGACTGCAGGTGCTGAACAGTCAGCGCAGGTGTCCAATACAGTAGCGGTATCAATTACCGAAACAGCCCAAGGGACGGCTGAGCAATTACGGGCAGTAGACAGTGCGAAAGCTTTGATGGAAGAAATTGTTGCTGAGATGAAGCGAGGAGCAACGAATATTAAAAATGCTTTGGAGATTACACGTCGGGCAGTAAGTGTGGCGACAATCGGCAATACTACAGTGGATACGGTTATTAAACAGATGGATAATATCCAGGTGACTGTGGAAGATACGGCCAAAGTGGTGGCAGAACTTGGTGAACATTCAACACAAATTGGTAATATCGTAGAAACCATTGCTAATATTTCTAGTCAAACGAATCTATTGGCATTGAATGCCGCCATTGAAGCGGCACGAGCGGGTGAGCATGGACGCGGTTTCGCAGTGGTTGCCGAAGAAGTACGTAAACTGGCCGAGGATTCGCAGCAAGCAGCTAAGCAGATAACCTTACTTATCGGGGAAATTCAACTGAAGACCAATACTGCTGTCACAGCTATGAATACGGGTACGGTTGAAGTCAAGAAGGGAACGGAAGTTGTCGATGATGCTGGAGCATCTTTTCAAGACATTATGTGCCAAGTGAAAGAAGTAGCTGACATCATTCAAGGTGCGGCAAATAGCCAGGAACAGCTTGTAGTTAGTAGCGATAAAGTGCTTCTGGCAGTAGATAAAGTAGAAAATATTAGTACGGAAATCGCCGGTCAAGCGCAAAATATTTCAGCTGCTATTGAAGAACAGTCTGCTTCAGCGGAGGAAATTGCTCATTCTAGTAAGGCATTGTCATGTTTGGCGGAAGAACTGCAAATTGCAGTTCGGAAGTTTACCCTTTAG
- a CDS encoding nitroreductase family protein has translation MSNVIENILTRRSIRKYTDQQISDEDLKIILEAAKYAPSGGNSQTWHFMVLQNKEKLLQLNGYIKSAFEKLEVDESTYRSIRTGKEASKNDSYNFYYHAPTLIIVSNEADYGNAMADSACAIENMFLVSHYLQIGSCWINQVSWFCNDKSVRTFLTELGVPENHKVCGSICLGYRDGNAPVAKERKENIVTIIK, from the coding sequence ATGAGTAATGTTATTGAAAACATTCTAACAAGAAGAAGTATCAGAAAGTATACCGATCAGCAAATCAGTGATGAGGATTTAAAAATAATTTTAGAAGCAGCAAAGTATGCGCCGAGTGGAGGAAACTCACAGACGTGGCATTTTATGGTGCTTCAAAACAAAGAAAAGCTATTGCAATTAAATGGGTACATAAAATCAGCGTTTGAAAAATTAGAAGTTGATGAAAGCACGTATCGAAGTATTCGGACTGGCAAAGAGGCTTCTAAAAATGATTCCTATAATTTTTATTACCATGCACCAACGTTAATTATCGTATCTAATGAAGCCGATTACGGAAATGCGATGGCAGATAGTGCTTGTGCGATAGAAAATATGTTTTTAGTCTCACATTATTTACAAATAGGTTCTTGCTGGATCAATCAAGTAAGTTGGTTTTGTAATGATAAAAGCGTAAGAACTTTTTTGACAGAGTTAGGGGTCCCGGAAAATCATAAGGTTTGCGGGTCAATTTGCCTGGGGTATCGAGATGGGAACGCACCAGTTGCCAAAGAAAGAAAAGAAAACATTGTAACCATAATAAAATAA
- a CDS encoding IclR family transcriptional regulator, which translates to MYNIRAVERAFKLLECFSNKKPQMGVTELSEYIGLSKATTFRIAETLEQLGYLNKSESTQTYSISSKVLTLGQVFLDDLEFRTISLPYMRKIRDTLDESVSLYIVAHNKRVCVERIQTSRLLRRVVTVGEEVPLDRGASGKVLLAFSHLNYGVDEAVLESIRKNGYAYSENERGEGISAVSVPIRNFKGNIVAALTISGPSFRYNDESLPRYINLMKEMSRTISSKLGFNA; encoded by the coding sequence ATGTATAATATTCGTGCGGTAGAAAGAGCATTTAAACTATTGGAATGTTTTTCAAACAAAAAACCACAAATGGGTGTTACTGAACTCTCAGAGTATATAGGATTGTCAAAGGCAACAACTTTTCGTATTGCCGAGACGTTAGAACAATTGGGTTATTTAAATAAAAGCGAATCTACACAAACTTATTCTATTTCATCAAAGGTATTGACACTGGGCCAGGTTTTTTTGGATGATCTAGAATTTCGGACCATATCGCTTCCTTACATGAGAAAAATTCGTGACACATTAGATGAATCGGTCAGCTTATATATTGTTGCACATAATAAGAGAGTATGTGTCGAAAGAATTCAAACTTCTCGTTTGTTGCGAAGGGTAGTTACAGTGGGAGAAGAGGTACCGCTAGATAGGGGTGCCTCGGGCAAGGTATTGTTAGCATTTTCACACTTGAACTATGGCGTAGATGAAGCCGTGCTGGAAAGTATCCGTAAGAATGGTTATGCCTATAGTGAAAATGAAAGGGGAGAGGGCATATCTGCTGTGTCGGTTCCAATTCGAAACTTTAAAGGGAATATTGTAGCAGCATTAACTATTTCAGGACCCTCCTTTAGATACAATGATGAGTCGTTACCACGTTATATAAATTTAATGAAAGAAATGTCTCGAACGATATCTAGTAAACTAGGTTTTAATGCTTAA
- a CDS encoding nitroreductase family protein: MEFTELVRDRRSIRQFLPEPITNKDIREIISIATNACNSGNKQFWNFIVIQNESIKNEMVRVCRDKATQLNNEVKKINANVPPYVPQEFYLNAPVVIGVVATAKYRTKPDLLMLDLGYKEQEVDDLRCRGDLQTIGAVTQLILLAAWEKGFGSCWMTGPLFARKELEEVLGITNGNSLAALIPIGKPAVIPPKNSRKPLDEIVKFLK, translated from the coding sequence ATGGAATTTACAGAGCTTGTGCGCGATAGAAGAAGTATTCGTCAATTCCTTCCTGAGCCAATTACGAATAAGGATATTAGAGAGATCATTTCTATTGCCACGAATGCGTGTAACTCAGGAAATAAACAGTTTTGGAATTTTATTGTTATTCAAAATGAATCAATAAAGAATGAAATGGTACGAGTTTGTCGTGATAAAGCCACTCAGTTAAATAATGAAGTAAAAAAAATAAATGCAAATGTACCACCCTATGTTCCACAGGAGTTTTATTTAAACGCACCTGTTGTTATCGGAGTAGTTGCAACAGCTAAATATCGGACGAAACCAGATTTATTAATGCTTGATCTTGGATACAAAGAACAAGAAGTTGACGATTTAAGATGCAGGGGTGATTTACAGACAATAGGCGCAGTCACTCAATTGATATTGTTGGCAGCCTGGGAAAAGGGTTTTGGTAGCTGTTGGATGACGGGACCCTTATTTGCCCGCAAAGAACTGGAAGAAGTACTCGGAATTACTAATGGTAACTCACTAGCTGCTTTAATTCCTATTGGGAAACCGGCAGTTATACCACCTAAAAACAGCCGGAAGCCGTTAGATGAAATAGTGAAGTTTCTAAAATAA